A genomic stretch from Photobacterium atrarenae includes:
- a CDS encoding uracil-xanthine permease family protein, with protein sequence MTRQHDDIATPQKSDLIYRLEDRPPLPQTLFAATQHLLAMFVAVITPSLIICQALGLPASDTNTIVSMSLFASGIASFIQIRTVGPVGSGLLSIQGTSFNFLGPIIGAGLAMKAGGADIPTMMAAIFGTILAASLTEVLISRVLQHAQRVITPLVSGIVVTLIGLTLIQIGLTSMGGGYAAIENGSFGSLDNLMLAGTVLGLIVLLNRVKNPYLRVSSIMIAMAAGTLLAWGTGMLDTARVADTGLIAVPLPMQYGLGFDWSLLIPLVIVFAITSLEAIGDITATSETSEQPVAGPVYLKRIKGGVLADGINSALAAVLNSFPNSTFSQNNGIIQLTGVASRYIGYFVAGMLVLLGLLPSVANLVQLIPEPVLGGATIVMFGTIAASGVRIISRCDLDRRAILIMALSFSMGLGIAQKPEILQFMPEWIQSILSSGMAAGGITAIVLNLVLPEEK encoded by the coding sequence ATGACACGCCAACACGACGACATCGCAACACCGCAGAAATCCGATTTGATCTATCGCCTCGAAGACCGGCCACCGCTGCCACAAACCCTGTTTGCCGCCACCCAGCACCTGCTGGCCATGTTTGTGGCGGTGATCACCCCGTCGCTCATCATCTGCCAGGCCCTCGGCCTGCCGGCCAGCGACACTAACACCATTGTCAGCATGTCGCTGTTCGCCTCGGGCATCGCCTCGTTCATTCAGATCCGCACCGTCGGTCCGGTCGGCTCCGGCCTGCTGTCGATCCAGGGCACCAGTTTTAATTTCCTCGGTCCAATCATCGGTGCCGGACTGGCGATGAAAGCCGGCGGCGCGGATATCCCGACCATGATGGCGGCCATTTTCGGCACTATTCTGGCCGCGTCGCTGACTGAAGTCTTGATTTCCCGCGTACTGCAACATGCCCAGCGCGTGATCACGCCGTTGGTTTCGGGCATTGTCGTCACCCTGATCGGCCTGACCCTGATCCAGATCGGCCTCACCTCCATGGGCGGCGGCTACGCGGCGATTGAAAACGGCAGCTTCGGCAGCCTGGATAACCTGATGCTGGCCGGCACGGTACTGGGCCTGATTGTCCTGCTCAACCGGGTGAAGAACCCGTACCTGCGTGTCTCTTCGATTATGATTGCGATGGCCGCCGGGACCCTGCTGGCGTGGGGCACCGGGATGCTCGATACCGCCCGCGTTGCCGACACCGGCCTGATCGCCGTGCCGCTACCGATGCAATACGGCCTCGGCTTTGACTGGTCGCTGCTGATCCCGCTGGTGATCGTGTTTGCCATCACCTCACTGGAAGCGATCGGCGATATTACCGCCACCTCCGAGACCTCCGAGCAACCCGTTGCCGGCCCGGTCTATCTGAAGCGGATCAAAGGCGGCGTGCTGGCCGACGGCATCAACTCGGCCCTGGCCGCAGTGCTCAACAGCTTCCCGAACTCCACCTTCAGCCAGAACAACGGCATTATCCAGCTGACCGGGGTCGCCAGCCGCTACATCGGCTACTTCGTCGCGGGTATGCTGGTACTGCTCGGCCTGCTGCCAAGCGTAGCCAATTTAGTCCAGCTGATCCCGGAGCCGGTGCTCGGCGGCGCGACCATTGTGATGTTCGGCACCATTGCCGCCTCCGGGGTCCGGATCATTTCTCGTTGCGACCTCGACCGCCGGGCAATTCTGATCATGGCGCTGTCGTTTTCCATGGGCCTGGGCATTGCCCAGAAGCCGGAAATCCTCCAGTTCATGCCAGAGTGGATCCAGAGCATCCTGTCCTCCGGGATGGCTGCCGGCGGGATCACCGCGATTGTGCTCAACCTGGTACTGCCGGAAGAAAAATAA
- the envZ gene encoding two-component system sensor histidine kinase EnvZ codes for MRMSPRSTFARTLILLAGLLIASQIFSYLAVLNYALLPSLQQFNRILAYEVRLMLKEDVELADGHTFHLDTPLRRQLLEQLGVTLHNEDSDSLEEYHQATRIDYLSEEMTRELEVPTEVRLVLGADSYVLWMKCDAMPGYLMRIPLSELQEEDFSPLFHYSLIIALMVIAGGWLFIKIQNRPLVALEQAALQVAQGGTPPHLPERGASEIRAVTRAFNKMAEGIQQLEDDRALLLAGVSHDLRTPLTRIRLATEMMSPEDSYLAESMIKDTEECNAIISQFMEYLKSTQLQEQESLDLNGLLQEVAEAEGGYEQEVALDLNPIPCVVRGNPVAIKRSVANLVINALRYGKGWVRVSSGVAADRQTAWFCVEDDGPGIAPDQVAKMFQPLTRGDSARGSEAEGTGLGLAIVKRIIDQHGGSILVTNRSSGGLKVQVGLPIQNGKKH; via the coding sequence ATGCGGATGTCCCCTCGCAGTACGTTTGCCCGCACCCTGATTCTGCTGGCTGGTCTGTTGATAGCCAGCCAGATTTTTTCTTACCTGGCGGTGCTCAATTACGCCCTGCTGCCCAGTTTGCAGCAGTTTAACCGGATCCTGGCTTATGAAGTCCGGCTGATGCTCAAAGAAGACGTTGAGCTGGCGGACGGCCATACCTTCCACCTTGACACGCCGTTGCGGCGGCAGCTGCTGGAGCAACTGGGCGTGACGTTGCACAACGAAGACAGTGACTCGCTGGAGGAGTATCACCAGGCCACCCGGATTGACTATCTCAGCGAGGAAATGACCCGGGAGCTGGAGGTGCCGACCGAAGTGCGCCTGGTGCTGGGGGCTGACAGTTATGTGTTGTGGATGAAGTGCGATGCGATGCCGGGCTACCTGATGCGGATCCCGCTCTCGGAGCTGCAGGAAGAGGATTTTTCGCCGCTGTTTCACTACAGTCTGATTATCGCCTTGATGGTGATCGCCGGTGGCTGGCTGTTTATTAAAATTCAGAACCGGCCGTTGGTGGCGCTGGAGCAGGCGGCGTTGCAGGTTGCCCAGGGCGGCACTCCGCCGCATTTGCCGGAGCGGGGCGCCTCGGAGATCCGCGCGGTGACCCGGGCCTTTAACAAGATGGCGGAGGGGATCCAGCAACTGGAAGACGACCGGGCATTGTTGCTGGCGGGGGTCAGCCATGACTTGCGCACGCCGCTGACCCGGATCCGGCTGGCCACTGAGATGATGTCGCCGGAGGACAGCTATCTGGCCGAGAGCATGATAAAGGATACCGAAGAGTGCAACGCGATCATCAGCCAGTTCATGGAGTATCTTAAATCAACCCAGTTGCAGGAGCAGGAAAGCCTGGATCTGAACGGGTTGTTGCAGGAGGTGGCGGAAGCCGAAGGCGGTTATGAACAGGAGGTTGCGCTGGATTTGAATCCGATCCCCTGCGTCGTGCGCGGTAACCCGGTGGCAATTAAGCGCTCGGTAGCCAACCTGGTGATCAATGCACTGCGTTACGGCAAAGGGTGGGTCAGGGTTTCCAGCGGGGTCGCGGCCGATCGCCAGACTGCGTGGTTCTGCGTCGAAGATGACGGGCCTGGCATTGCGCCGGATCAGGTTGCGAAGATGTTCCAGCCGCTGACCCGGGGCGATAGTGCCCGTGGTAGCGAGGCGGAAGGAACCGGGCTTGGGTTGGCCATCGTCAAGCGGATCATCGACCAGCACGGGGGCAGTATTCTGGTCACCAACCGTAGTAGCGGTGGCCTGAAAGTGCAGGTTGGCCTGCCGATCCAGAACGGTAAAAAACATTAA
- the recG gene encoding ATP-dependent DNA helicase RecG, protein MSGQLLDTVALTELSGVGAKMAEKLEKIGLHSVQDLLFHLPLRYEDRTRIWPIAGVLPGQHLTIQGEVLSNNISFGKRRMLTVKISDQSGSATLRFFNFNAAMKNSLAEGKQVKAYGEIKRGQHGLEIIHPDYKVFSEPTELSVEETLTPVYPTTDGLRQLTLRNLTDQALALLDKAAVSELLPEGLYDRQMTLAEALHLMHRPTPDVSLEQLEEGKHPAQQRLILEELLAQNLSMLAVRSKGQQHQAWPLPPSHTLKKQLLGSLPFSPTGAQQRVVADIETDLARPHPMMRLVQGDVGSGKTLVAALAAVRAIEHGYQVALMAPTELLAEQHALNFANWLNPLGIEVGWLAGKLKGKARETELARIESGEAKMVVGTHALFQEQVVFQNLALVIIDEQHRFGVHQRLELREKGASNGHYPHQLIMTATPIPRTLAMTAYADLETSVIDELPPGRTPIQTVAVPDSRRADIVERIRAACLNEGRQAYWVCTLIDESEVLEAQAASDTADELTAQLPELNIGLVHGRMKPAEKQAVMKRFKDGELHLLVATTVIEVGVDVPNASLMIIENPERLGLAQLHQLRGRVGRGSVASHCVLLYHAPLSKTAQKRLGVLRESSDGFVIAQRDLEIRGPGELLGTKQTGLADFKIADLVRDQHLIPQVQKLARYIHEQYPDNAKAIITRWLGRRENYSNA, encoded by the coding sequence ATGAGCGGACAACTCCTTGATACCGTCGCCCTGACCGAACTCTCCGGCGTCGGGGCCAAAATGGCAGAAAAACTGGAAAAAATCGGCCTGCACAGCGTACAGGATCTGCTGTTTCACCTGCCGCTCCGCTATGAAGACCGCACCCGGATCTGGCCCATCGCCGGCGTCCTGCCCGGCCAGCACCTCACCATTCAGGGCGAGGTGCTCAGCAACAACATCAGCTTCGGCAAACGGCGGATGCTGACCGTGAAAATCAGCGATCAGAGCGGCAGTGCCACCCTGCGCTTTTTCAACTTCAACGCGGCGATGAAAAACAGCCTGGCTGAAGGCAAGCAGGTCAAAGCCTATGGCGAAATCAAACGCGGCCAGCACGGGCTGGAGATCATCCATCCCGACTACAAAGTATTTTCCGAGCCGACCGAGCTCAGCGTCGAGGAAACCCTGACCCCGGTCTACCCGACCACTGACGGCCTGCGCCAGCTCACCCTGCGTAACCTGACCGATCAGGCCCTGGCCCTGCTCGACAAGGCCGCCGTCAGTGAACTGCTGCCCGAAGGCCTCTATGATCGCCAGATGACCCTGGCCGAAGCGCTGCACCTGATGCACCGCCCGACCCCGGATGTCTCCCTCGAACAACTGGAAGAAGGCAAACACCCGGCTCAGCAACGCCTGATCTTAGAAGAGCTGCTGGCGCAGAACCTGTCGATGCTGGCGGTGCGCAGCAAGGGCCAGCAACACCAGGCCTGGCCGCTGCCGCCAAGCCATACCCTGAAAAAGCAGCTTCTGGGCAGCCTGCCGTTCAGCCCGACCGGCGCCCAGCAACGCGTCGTGGCCGACATCGAAACCGACCTCGCCCGGCCCCATCCGATGATGCGCCTGGTACAGGGGGATGTCGGCTCGGGCAAAACCCTGGTCGCAGCCCTGGCTGCAGTACGGGCTATCGAGCATGGCTACCAGGTGGCGCTGATGGCCCCGACCGAACTGCTGGCCGAACAGCATGCGCTGAACTTCGCCAACTGGCTCAACCCGCTCGGCATTGAAGTCGGCTGGCTGGCGGGCAAGCTCAAGGGCAAGGCCCGCGAAACCGAACTGGCCCGAATTGAAAGCGGCGAAGCCAAAATGGTGGTCGGCACCCACGCCCTGTTCCAGGAGCAAGTGGTATTTCAGAACCTGGCGCTGGTGATCATCGATGAGCAGCACCGCTTCGGCGTCCATCAGCGGCTGGAGCTGCGTGAAAAAGGCGCCAGCAACGGCCACTACCCGCACCAGCTGATCATGACCGCCACCCCGATCCCGCGCACCCTGGCGATGACCGCCTATGCCGATCTCGAAACCTCGGTGATCGACGAACTGCCGCCGGGCCGGACCCCAATCCAGACCGTGGCAGTGCCCGACAGCCGCCGTGCCGACATCGTCGAACGGATCCGCGCCGCCTGCCTTAATGAAGGCCGCCAGGCGTATTGGGTTTGTACCCTGATTGATGAGTCCGAAGTGTTGGAAGCCCAGGCAGCCTCCGATACCGCTGATGAGCTGACTGCCCAGTTGCCCGAGCTCAATATCGGCCTGGTCCACGGCCGGATGAAACCGGCAGAAAAACAGGCGGTGATGAAACGCTTCAAGGACGGTGAACTGCACCTGCTGGTCGCCACCACAGTGATTGAAGTCGGGGTTGATGTCCCGAACGCCAGCCTGATGATCATCGAGAACCCCGAACGGCTCGGTCTGGCCCAGCTCCACCAGCTGCGCGGCCGTGTCGGCCGGGGCAGCGTTGCCAGCCATTGTGTGCTGCTCTACCATGCGCCGCTGTCGAAAACCGCCCAGAAACGCCTCGGGGTGCTGCGCGAAAGCAGCGACGGGTTTGTAATTGCCCAGCGCGATTTAGAAATCCGCGGTCCCGGTGAACTGCTCGGCACCAAGCAGACCGGCCTGGCTGATTTCAAAATTGCCGATCTGGTTCGCGACCAGCACCTGATCCCGCAGGTACAGAAACTGGCCCGCTATATCCACGAGCAATACCCGGACAACGCCAAGGCAATCATTACCCGCTGGCTCGGCCGGCGCGAGAACTACTCCAACGCCTGA
- the ltrA gene encoding group II intron reverse transcriptase/maturase: MERICSSTNLNQALRRVKKNKGCAGVDKLDITATISMLRQSSNGQALRQSLLDGSYQPQPVLGVEIPKPSGGVRQLGIPTVLDRVVQQAITSVLTDIYEPQFSSNSYGFRPNRSAHHALVAASHYIREGRGYVVDIDLAKYFDTVNHDKLMHRLSEDITDKRVLKLVRSYLQAGIMRNGLVEQRQRGTPQGGPLSPLLSNIVLDELDKELERRGHKFCRYADDCQIYVHSKEAANRVKASITEFLEQKLKLRVNREKSAATRVTERTYLGHRFHRDGSIYISKTAQTQMKKRVRQITKRNRGRELKTVLVELTQYLRGWQHYFKLAIRKSAMQRLDEWIRRRLRCYRLKQRKRRYSIATWLRQEGVSERNAWKLAMSDKGWWHLALSPQLNQAMPMKWFKEMGLYSLRDGYESLKIYSEPPYATHACTVV; the protein is encoded by the coding sequence ATGGAGCGGATCTGCTCCTCAACAAATCTGAACCAAGCCCTGAGAAGAGTGAAGAAGAACAAGGGATGTGCTGGGGTTGATAAACTCGACATAACAGCGACTATCTCGATGCTTCGGCAGTCTTCTAATGGGCAAGCGCTCCGCCAGAGCCTTCTGGACGGGAGCTACCAACCGCAACCCGTTCTGGGTGTAGAAATTCCCAAACCCAGCGGGGGAGTGAGGCAGCTAGGTATCCCAACTGTACTTGATAGGGTAGTCCAACAGGCCATTACCTCAGTACTGACAGATATCTACGAACCTCAGTTCTCAAGCAACAGTTATGGGTTCAGGCCTAACCGCAGTGCCCACCATGCATTGGTGGCAGCAAGCCACTACATCAGGGAGGGGCGGGGTTATGTAGTCGACATAGACCTGGCGAAATACTTCGATACTGTGAACCACGATAAACTGATGCACAGGCTATCGGAGGACATCACAGATAAACGGGTCCTGAAGCTGGTCAGGTCATACCTACAGGCAGGCATAATGCGAAACGGGTTAGTTGAGCAGAGGCAACGAGGGACGCCACAGGGTGGACCATTATCTCCGCTGCTATCAAATATCGTATTAGATGAGTTGGATAAAGAGCTTGAGCGAAGAGGGCATAAGTTCTGCCGATATGCAGACGACTGCCAAATCTACGTGCACAGTAAGGAAGCCGCCAATCGAGTAAAAGCCTCAATCACGGAGTTCTTGGAGCAGAAACTGAAACTCAGGGTTAACCGTGAGAAAAGTGCGGCAACGAGAGTGACAGAGCGGACTTACCTAGGCCATCGCTTTCACCGAGATGGAAGCATCTATATCTCGAAGACAGCACAAACTCAGATGAAGAAGCGAGTGCGTCAAATAACGAAGCGGAATCGAGGGCGAGAGTTGAAGACAGTCCTAGTCGAACTCACTCAATACCTAAGAGGTTGGCAACACTATTTCAAGCTTGCCATACGGAAAAGCGCGATGCAGCGCTTGGATGAATGGATAAGGCGGCGCTTACGGTGCTATCGCCTCAAGCAGCGCAAGCGCAGATACAGCATAGCGACATGGTTACGCCAAGAGGGTGTAAGCGAACGCAATGCGTGGAAGCTGGCGATGTCAGATAAAGGGTGGTGGCACTTGGCTTTATCGCCCCAGCTCAATCAGGCCATGCCAATGAAATGGTTCAAGGAGATGGGTCTGTACTCGTTGCGAGATGGGTACGAGTCACTGAAAATATATTCGGAACCGCCGTATGCGACCCACGCTTGTACGGTGGTGTGA